The genomic DNA CGAGGCCCTTATACTAGAGGTAGTTGTAACAAGATATTGTGGAATGATATAAATTCCAAAACACGTGCAGGAACCCCTTGCTTTGGTTGCACGGAACCTAACTATCCGCAAGAATCATTCTTTGAAACAAAAACTAATATGGGAATACCGGATAAGATGCCACTCGGCGTATCTAAGCGAGCATATCTGACACTTACCAGTGTGGCGAAAAGTTTTACGATTAAACGTTTCTCAGAGCGACTTATGGAATATGATAAATGAATAATATAACCGTTAAAAAACTTATAGAGAAGATAGAAGGTGAGGCGGAATTGGATTTCACATTTAACCAAGGTGAAATAGAGGATGTAAAGATAAACTTTGGTTTTTACCGTGGTATAGAAGAAATACTTAGAGGTCACGATGCTTGGGATGCTTTAGTGATCACACCACGAGTTTGTGGTATTTGTAACCATGCACATCTCTTAGCGGCGGTACGTGCTATAGAAAATGGATATGAAAATTCAGGGTTAAAAGTAAATCTTACTTCCAAAGCAAAAGCCATACGAGAGTTTACATTGTCATGTGAACTCATACAAAACCATATTAAATGGCTTTATATGACTATATTCCCGCACTTTGAAAAGTTTGTAGGAGCCGTTAGCGAAGAAAATTATGCCATGAAGGCCACATATCTTGCCTCTACTATTACTAAAGCATTAGCTGTCTTTTCAGGACAATGGCCACATGCTTCTTATGCTATTCCAGGTGGAGTGACCTGTGATCCAACACATCTTGATGTGATGCAAGCACAAAGTCTTGTAGATGAAAGCATTAAATTCTTTGAAGAGGTGGTGATTGGACTTTCTATAGATGACTATCTAGCGATGGAATCAGTCTCTTCGTTTGATAAGATACAAGGTGACTTTGGCAAACTATTACGTCTTATGATAGTTAACGATATGGGTAATAAAGGATACAGTCATGACAGATTTATTGTTTTTGGAGAAAGTGTCCTTTCTAAGCCAGGTAGGTCTATTATTACAAATGTTACAAATGTTGATATATCTTGTGTGATAGAAAATGAACAAAAAGGTACGGTTTCAAAGGCTGTAACCTATAAAGATAAGTTTTATGAAGTTGGCCCATTAGCTAGAGGTATGGTTGCTAAGACACCAATAGTCAGAAGTTTACATAAACGCTTTAAAGATTCTGTATTATCACGAGTATTTGCACGTATACACGAAGTAGCACTTTTGTTAGACTACTCTAAAAGTTTACTCAATAAATTACAATTAGATGAGCCATCTTGTGTATTAAAATCGGATGTACGACTTACTGATTTTGATGGTATAGGTACAGTTGAAGCTGCTAGAGGCTCACTAATACATAAGACAACAGTACGGGATGGTGTCATCACCAATTATGACATTATTACACCGACTCAGTGGAATCTTGGTAATTCCAAAGCAGTAGACCAGGGCATAGCAATAGAAGCGATGATTGGTTCTTCAAGTATAGAAGAAGCAACGTTTATTTTTCGTACATTTGATGTCTGCTCTGTCTGCACCACTCAATAATATAATACATATTTAGGATATTTCAAAAATCAACATTTATAAATATTTTACATAAAGTGAATAAGTATTCATTTTACTTTAAGTTTTTTTACCTACTATACTGAATACTCATTCATTTTTTAGAAAAAATGTAATAAATTAAGTATAGAAAGGATTATTATGATGAATAATAAAGTAATGGGTCAAATGAATCTTCCTTCTTTAGGAATTGCCGTAAGAACACTATTTACAGGTTATTTACTAGTGATGGCAGTAGGATTTATAATGTCAGGGATTCAAATACTTTTAACACATGGTATGGCAGATGGTAAATTAGGTGTATCAGTTGATGACGTTGTTTATAGTTATCATGGTAATAGAAATTCTTCTAAATTAGAAGTCAAGTTAAATGGGTCTATGAAAGATAAAGCTAGTGATAAAGATAGAACAACATTGATCAAATGGGCAAGAGAAGGAGCACCCCTAGAACATTGGAAAAAAGTTGAACCAGTTTTTTCAGCAAATTGTGTGCAGTGTCATAGTTCAATACCTGGATTACCTAAGTTTGATGAGTATGAAGAAACAGCTGAAGTTGCAAAAACAGATATGGGTGCATCGGTAGATTCTCTGACTAGAGTTTCTCATATTCATCTTTTTGGTATTGCTTTCATATTCATTTTTGTCGGGCTCATATTTTCTTTAGCTGTAGGGTTGAATGAAAAACTTAAGGCTTTTATTATCGCGATTCCATTTGGATTTTTAATTATAGATATTTCTTCATGGTGGATCACCTCCATATTTCCACAATTTGCATGGTTTGTAATTATAGGTGGTTTTGGTTACATGATGGCATTTGTGATAATGTGGGGAACATCAATGTATCAGATGTGGATACTTCCTCGCAATGGAAAAGATTATAATATAAATGAATGGAATGATAATAGATAATAACAATTTATTAACAAATTGTATACAATATTTATATTAAAATATTTAAAAAGGTGATTAAATATATATAAATGAATGAATATTCATTTATATTTAAGTTTAATTTGTTTATTATGGTGAATCAATATTCAATTATATTTTGAATAAAAAAAGGAGAATAGATGAGTATGGATAAGCAAGAGTCCGTAAAAAAACTTTTTACCTCTCAAAGTGCGAAAGTGGACACAAATAAAGGCGATACATATTACGATGAGTTGTATATCAAATGTCGAGCAAGACTTGATGATTTAAAAAAGTTAAAACCGCTTAATAATAGACTAGACTTTACAGAAAGTATTGAAGATGAAGGTCTTGAAAGAAGAGATTTTCTTAAATGGGCATCTGCAACAACTGCAATGTTGATGTTACCAGCTTCATTTACACCATTGGTTGCGGAAGCAGCTGTTATGATGAATCGTGTACCTGTTATATGGTTAGAGTTACAAGATTGTGCAGGTAACTCTGAAGCATTACTTAGAAGTGACGGGCCACAAATTGA from Sulfurovum xiamenensis includes the following:
- a CDS encoding nickel-dependent hydrogenase large subunit produces the protein MNNITVKKLIEKIEGEAELDFTFNQGEIEDVKINFGFYRGIEEILRGHDAWDALVITPRVCGICNHAHLLAAVRAIENGYENSGLKVNLTSKAKAIREFTLSCELIQNHIKWLYMTIFPHFEKFVGAVSEENYAMKATYLASTITKALAVFSGQWPHASYAIPGGVTCDPTHLDVMQAQSLVDESIKFFEEVVIGLSIDDYLAMESVSSFDKIQGDFGKLLRLMIVNDMGNKGYSHDRFIVFGESVLSKPGRSIITNVTNVDISCVIENEQKGTVSKAVTYKDKFYEVGPLARGMVAKTPIVRSLHKRFKDSVLSRVFARIHEVALLLDYSKSLLNKLQLDEPSCVLKSDVRLTDFDGIGTVEAARGSLIHKTTVRDGVITNYDIITPTQWNLGNSKAVDQGIAIEAMIGSSSIEEATFIFRTFDVCSVCTTQ